Genomic DNA from Vibrio tubiashii ATCC 19109:
TTCGCCAATATTATGAGTATCTAACCCTTTGTTAACGCCCACGATAATAGGTGTACCCACCGCGCCGAAGGAAACAGGCGTTGATTGAATCATCATTCCCATCAATACAGCCGCAAGTGCAGGGAAACCAATAGCGACAAGTAGCGGCGCGGCAATGGCTGCTGGCGTACCAAAACCGGAAGCGCCTTCAATGAATGAGCCAAAACACCAAGCGATAATAATCGCCTGAACACGTCTATCTGGAGAGATGTTTGTAAAACCGTTTCGAATCGTAGAGATTGCGCCAGTATGTTTTAAAGTGTTGAGCAAGAAGATGGCACCAAACACAATCCATAGTACAGAGACGGTGATTCCGAGTCCCTGAAATACAGAAGCAAGCACCCGGGTTGTTGACATATCCCAAGCGAAGAGGGCGATGACAACGGTTAAACCAAATGCGACTGGCATCGCGCGTTTGGCAGGCCAGTTTAGGCCTACGAGGAGTATGGCTGCCACCACTATTGGTGAGAAAGCCACTAGGGCAAGTAATGTTTCACTCATTGGTACGTCCTTTACATTCGTCAATCAGGACTCTTAAGAGTCTCTTAGATTTTATAATTGTGATGCTATTGTTAATTTGGGGTGAATTTACCCCTTTATTTTTTATTGATACAGGGAAATAATGAAAATAATTAATTCCAAAAGTGACATAATCAATGCGTGCAGATGACTTAATCCTGTTTTCTCAAGTCGTGGAAATGGGCAGTTTTAGCAAGGTGGCTGAGGCAAATAACCTTACAAATTCGGTAGTTAGCAAGAGAATTGCCCGATTAGAGGAAGAAATTGGTGTCCAGCTATTATATCGAACAACGCGTAAATTAACGTTAACAGAAGCGGGTAAAGCGTTAACGCATGGTGCTAAAAATGTGAAGCAAGCCGCTCAAGAGGCTATGGACGCAGTTTCAGGGTTTGGTGAGAACGTGAGCGGCCATATCAAAATGTCTGTCCCCACCATTTCTGGTGATCTGATATTGGCCGATGCTGTCGCCGAATTTTGCAACTCTCATCCAGGGTTAACGGTCGATATGTCTTTAGATAATCGATTTGTCGACCTCGTGGAAGGGGGCTATGACTTGGTGATTAGAACAGGCTATCTAGAAGATTCGAGCTTGATCGCAAGGCACATTCTAGATTCTCAATGGGTAGTGTGCGCGTCACCTTCTTATATAGCCAGAAATAGCAAACCGATAGAGCCGCAAGACTTAGCAAAGCACAACTGTCTTCAATATGCCTACCAAACCACGGGTGCGAGCGAATGGGAGTTTAAAGCTGTAGAGGGGAACTACATCGTCAAAGTGACTGGTTCCTTTTCGACGGATAACGCGACCGCACTGAGAAAAGCCGCCTTAGGTGGTCATGGAATCGCCTATGTACCAAGATGTTTGGTCTATCACGACATACGAAACGGTCAGCTGGTGGATTTGTTTCCCGAGCAGGTTGGCAAACGGCTTGGAATCTACGCAGTGTACCCATTTACCAGGCAACCACCTAACAAAGTAAAACTACTGATAGAACACATTCGGGCGCGGTACTTGGCGATTTCTCATTACTTCTAGCCAGTTCAACAAAAGAGAGACAAAAAAGCCGACGCTTCCATGCGTCGGCTTTAGGGTCGGCGGCCAAACCGAACTTATATAAGCTTAGGCTGCTTCGGTGGATTCTTCCAAATCAAATGAGGCAGCGATAAGTTTCTTGGTGTAATCGCTCTTCGGGCTATGGAATATTTCATCAGCAGTAC
This window encodes:
- a CDS encoding LysR family transcriptional regulator → MRADDLILFSQVVEMGSFSKVAEANNLTNSVVSKRIARLEEEIGVQLLYRTTRKLTLTEAGKALTHGAKNVKQAAQEAMDAVSGFGENVSGHIKMSVPTISGDLILADAVAEFCNSHPGLTVDMSLDNRFVDLVEGGYDLVIRTGYLEDSSLIARHILDSQWVVCASPSYIARNSKPIEPQDLAKHNCLQYAYQTTGASEWEFKAVEGNYIVKVTGSFSTDNATALRKAALGGHGIAYVPRCLVYHDIRNGQLVDLFPEQVGKRLGIYAVYPFTRQPPNKVKLLIEHIRARYLAISHYF